AGTTATACTGGTAATCTTTGTGGGGGATATATTTTATCAGTGGGAATGAGATAACATCTTTGCAGCATATTACCTTCTTATTCAATGGATGAGCTCTAAAGTTAGAGAGTAGGTCAGCTTTCTCTTGGACCAAAGTTTTGTTGGAGTTTGTCCTGAAAATACATGGAACTATGTCAAGACTCAACATCAATCATGGACAAAAGTTGGAAAGTGAAAGCACAAATTTGGCTGCTTGAAACCCCCCACTGAAACCGGAATTAAAGAGAGTAaacaaaaaaagttgatagaggAAACCATAATTCAGAAGAAATAGAAAGAAATCTGGGGGGCACAAGAACAGGTCATATATAAACTACCTTTTATAGTCGAGCATTCCACTGCCATTAGCAACCTTCCCACCACGTACATTTTCGTCCTGTACAAAAAAGCTGATTTTTACCATCTTTTAAGATGCTAGTATTTATTCTCTGTAACTAATAGAACATGTTTAAAATGCAGTATTAAGTTATTAACCAAGCAACATTAGATATCCAATGAAAAAGTGACCTGAAACTGTGGCAAAGGTGGCGTGCTTTTATTCTTTGAATATTGAGTTTCCTGAATCTGTTAACCAAGAAATGCAATCAAAGTAAATAAGAGTGACCTATGTGGAAAAATATCAGCATATTGTCTCCATGTAACAAGTTACCGACTTTTCCATGTGAGGACCTTGCTCTAGGGGTGGAGACATTATATTTTGTGTCAGTTTCAAGATGTGGTGTGTTCTTGAACCTGGAACTTAAAACATAGTAATATATTTAGGATATAAACAGAAAGTTCTTCGATTAAAAAGTCAGCAACAGATTAAGGTTAACAAACCTTTGTCTCAGTGCTCTATGGGCTGTTGCCAAGTCTGGTTCTTTCGGAACAGTAACTTTTGTCTTTGCATGAGTGGACTTCAGATCAGTGGTTTCAGCCTTAAAAAGAGCACAGAAAATCATTTTAGCTAATATGAAAAAATAGAATCATATGTTTAAGTAATGTCTTACACTGAAAAGGTGAGATAAATAGAGAATCAGTATCCTCTAAAGCAACAATGTAATCACAAATTTTACATTATTTACCATTTTGGATGACTTGTGTGAAAAACTTGTTTGGTGTTTAAGCTGAGAAGCCTTGCGCAAGTAACCAATCTCTAACTTTTGTCTTTTCGTGGCATCGATATCACCAGGAGACATGGGAGTATTTCCAAGCTTCTGGGGCCTAATAAAAGAGAAATGATGAAAGCAAGAAAAAGGAAAGGATAATATTTCCTTAGGGAAGAGGAAAGCATAGGACCATTTTGATTATAAATTAGTTTGATAGGAACAAAAAGGAAAGGGCGGAAATTAAACTTAATATAGTGCATTAAGAGTAAATCAGAGTTTATGTTGGGAAATGAAACGCAATTGGGTATACCTTCTGGAAACTCTTGTCGAAACATCTATGAATTGATTTTTCTTTGCCAGAAGGCTTGCTGTAGGTTGTAACAGTCTTGAGCTGACTAGAAAGTTTAGCTGGGATGTAGACTTCAATTTCAACTTCAGCACCTGTGACCCTGATTTTACGTTGCATATCAGGGAAAAAGAAAATCAGTCAACTACTTGTCACTTTAGAAATCACCAACAACTAGACAATGTGTGGCTTAATCAATGGCTCATGCATACTGTTAACTTTTGATTCACGTACCTGCTCAGCTTCATAAGTACGTTGTACAATCCTAAAAGCAGAAACTGTACAGAACAAAGCAAAAGAAGTGCATAGAAAAACTATGATCATACCTTTTTTGACCTGACCAATTGAGGAAACTTCAGACACTACACTGTCATTGCCGATAGAATATGCACTGTAAGGTCTAGACCTTGGGGAAGAAGTTACACTGTCCGTGAAGTCATCTGTTTCCGTATCCAACTTGGCTACCAAAGCTGACAATTGGTAACAATTCAGATACTTAAAAAGGATACATGGTGAATAATACCTAAATTTGTGAATGTTCAAGAAGTAGCTATGACTTAAATTCCCCCTTTTCACcaaaaacaaattaaaggaACTTCTTTGCACAAATTAGGCCATATACCAGCATAGCATATTCAGACGAAAAATAGTACAAAACATCTAACAAACTGAGACATGATGCATTTTCCTATACATGTATTAATCATGTGTTTCTGTGAGGCCAACAACACCGTTGGTCGTGCAGTTTAATCGGACATGACCAGCTTCATATCCTTAAACTATAAATATTTATCAAGTTATAGTTCATGAGAAATCAACCAAGAATCACTTATGCAGAAGAATGAGCTACTACAATTCAACATGAGGTCACGAGTTTAAGCATAGTTGCAACTCTACCAATTACTACCAAAGAAAATGCACAAACTTTGTCATTAGCCTGAAATCCTCAACAAACTTTGCCTAGAAATTAACTTGGGAGGCGTTATATGAAGTCTAAACTTATTACTCCCGAAACATTTTTTTCGTAGCTGAAAAGAACACGgcctaaatctaatcgagttaTTAACTTTGTCGTTAGGACTTAAGAAACCCACATTTTATTCTTTGATTAGGAATGAAAGTTATACGAACTACTTAATCATCCTTTCGGATGAAGTACACCTAGGAATACCATATGATATTACCTCAAGTTACATTTTAGCTTCCTTCAGGAATAATGTTACTTTTTAGCTAATTTATGAACATTATGAATGACATAAAATTGTACATTACTCCCTCCCCCCCAAACTAATAGTCAACGTGTCTCTTTTACGAATTTCTGCCATTCAAAACATTATGAATGACACAAAATTGTacattactccctccatccgaAATTCCATCCGAAATTCATAGTCACATACTCTTATCTGGTTACGAACTTTTGCAATTTAATACATTATGAATGACCCAAAATTGTacattactccctccatccgaAATTCATAGTCACATACTCTTGTCTGGTTACGAACTTTTGCAATTTAATACATTATGAATGACACAAAATTGTAGTACATTACGCCCTCAATCCGAAATTAATAGtcacttacaagttacaacaaCATTTGATATGAAACATTATATGTTAGAAACTTGAAAAATTATGTCACGCAAAATCCATTGATTCACAATTGattccaaaaagaaaaaaattacgattgaaaaacaaaaatctTACGAGAAGGAGGATGGCCTTCGGCTACATTAAACCACAGCTCAGAATCCGCAATCTCCTCGGGCGTTTCCAGCTGCGAAAAATCAAAGAATTTCGCAACATCGAACTcataatcaaaatcaatttcaaacgATTCCTCGAAAACGCAACCTTTTTCCTCAACCTCATCCATTCTCAAACAAAagatcaaattcaaaattctccTTAATCTTCAAATTGATAGCTTAATCAAATGCGATGCGCGCAAAACTGACGTGACGAATTGGTGAGGATAATAACATTAACACCGCCTTAGAACATCGACGACCTTTTCTCCCTGTGTTCCTCCCTCTCTCTGGATTGGAAAccctaggagagagaaaggaggttCAGGGAAAATGGCGAAGATTTCGGTGGAGGAGAGGGAAGAAAAAGGGGACAGAAATGGAGGAGGGAAAACAGGTTTTAAAGAGAGCTTGTGTTGTTTGTTTGTTGATGATGAGGATGGTGTTTAAGTAACGACAGATAATTAACAGTATTTCGTggaatttttttgaaattgtGGGTCCCGCACCTTTCTTTTCCCTCAATAACGCTCCTTGGAAAGGGATGGGCTTACTGTACGACAATTTTGGGCTCCTTCAATGGGCCCTAAACGTCGTCGTTTTGTGGGTTGTGACATTGTGAAGTCAAAACTCTATCTAAAAGGACCGAAAGATTCATGCATTGAAAAGATCAAAAGAATGAGCAAGGACAATAAATCAATAATAGGTGATTTTAAATAGTTAGAGCAACATTATTATAGAAGAGGTTGTTGCTtgcaaatacttcctccgttcttttttgtatgacacaattatttaagcATGTTTGTTAATATACGATTTCGAACActaatatattcaattatagaaacgaaaaaattataaaaagttgatatttacaaaatatttattgaaacgaatctaataagaccccacaagact
This genomic stretch from Spinacia oleracea cultivar Varoflay chromosome 3, BTI_SOV_V1, whole genome shotgun sequence harbors:
- the LOC110782395 gene encoding protein TPX2 isoform X3; this translates as MDEVEEKGCVFEESFEIDFDYEFDVAKFFDFSQLETPEEIADSELWFNVAEGHPPSPLVAKLDTETDDFTDSVTSSPRSRPYSAYSIGNDSVVSEVSSIGQVKKGSQVLKLKLKSTSQLNFLVSSRLLQPTASLLAKKNQFIDVSTRVSRRPQKLGNTPMSPGDIDATKRQKLEIGYLRKASQLKHQTSFSHKSSKMAETTDLKSTHAKTKVTVPKEPDLATAHRALRQSSRFKNTPHLETDTKYNVSTPRARSSHGKIQETQYSKNKSTPPLPQFQDENVRGGKVANGSGMLDYKRTNSNKTLVQEKADLLSNFRAHPLNKKILSSKGDIGVFRNCKRETTVPREFKLSNSKKLSQNPPTELFSKLSLIPGNRTSSLDEQPIQIKVLKKNVSLPNIKENKNANAVTGKSTSCFGNGRRLITDIRNHLTNPR
- the LOC110782395 gene encoding protein TPX2 isoform X1 translates to MDEVEEKGCVFEESFEIDFDYEFDVAKFFDFSQLETPEEIADSELWFNVAEGHPPSPLVAKLDTETDDFTDSVTSSPRSRPYSAYSIGNDSVVSEVSSIGQVKKGSQVLKLKLKSTSQLNFLVSSRLLQPTASLLAKKNQFIDVSTRVSRRPQKLGNTPMSPGDIDATKRQKLEIGYLRKASQLKHQTSFSHKSSKMAETTDLKSTHAKTKVTVPKEPDLATAHRALRQSSRFKNTPHLETDTKYNVSTPRARSSHGKIQETQYSKNKSTPPLPQFQDENVRGGKVANGSGMLDYKRTNSNKTLVQEKADLLSNFRAHPLNKKILSSKGDIGVFRNCKRETTVPREFKLSNSKKLSQNPPTELFSKLSLIPGNRTSSLDEQPIQIKVLKKNVSLPNIKENKNANAVTGKSTSCFGNGRRLITDIRNHLTNPRSFAIH
- the LOC110782395 gene encoding protein TPX2 isoform X2, whose translation is MDEVEEKGCVFEESFEIDFDYEFDVAKFFDFSQLETPEEIADSELWFNVAEGHPPSPLVAKLDTETDDFTDSVTSSPRSRPYSAYSIGNDSVVSEVSSIGQVKKGSQVLKLKLKSTSQLNFLVSSRLLQPTASLLAKKNQFIDVSTRVSRRPQKLGNTPMSPGDIDATKRQKLEIGYLRKASQLKHQTSFSHKSSKMAETTDLKSTHAKTKVTVPKEPDLATAHRALRQRFKNTPHLETDTKYNVSTPRARSSHGKIQETQYSKNKSTPPLPQFQDENVRGGKVANGSGMLDYKRTNSNKTLVQEKADLLSNFRAHPLNKKILSSKGDIGVFRNCKRETTVPREFKLSNSKKLSQNPPTELFSKLSLIPGNRTSSLDEQPIQIKVLKKNVSLPNIKENKNANAVTGKSTSCFGNGRRLITDIRNHLTNPRSFAIH